In Mycolicibacterium alvei, a single window of DNA contains:
- a CDS encoding metal-sensitive transcriptional regulator, which translates to MVCDEESIAAILNRLRRAQGQLAGVISMIEQGRDCKDVVTQLAAVSRALDRAGFKIVATSLRECMAGTRPDGAAPMDVADLEKLFLTLA; encoded by the coding sequence ATGGTCTGTGACGAAGAATCGATCGCGGCCATCCTGAACCGGCTGCGCCGGGCCCAGGGCCAGCTGGCCGGGGTGATCTCGATGATCGAGCAGGGCCGCGACTGCAAGGACGTGGTCACCCAGCTCGCCGCGGTCTCCCGCGCGCTGGACCGGGCCGGATTCAAAATCGTCGCGACCAGCCTGCGCGAGTGCATGGCCGGTACCCGTCCGGATGGTGCCGCGCCGATGGACGTCGCCGATTTGGAGAAGTTGTTCCTGACCCTGGCCTGA
- a CDS encoding sulfite exporter TauE/SafE family protein, whose amino-acid sequence MIAVAVVLAVLVGVSLGLLGGGGSILTVPLLAYVAGMEAKQAIATSLVVVGVTSTFSAVSHARAGRVRWRSALLFGAAGMVGAYAGGAAGRFVPGSVLLIGLAVMMIATGLAMIKGRNTTTPEPTGRTSVVKTATLGLGVGLATGAVGAGGGFLVVPALVMLAGLPMPVAVGTSLVVIALNSFAGLAGHLNSVVIDWPVAAMFTAAAVLGSLLGARLTSRVNPDALRQGFGWFVLIMAAVILAEELNPIAGLVTAALIGLAALARFSCLRFHWCPLRALLGPPTVAI is encoded by the coding sequence ATGATCGCCGTCGCTGTCGTGCTGGCCGTCCTGGTCGGGGTGTCCCTCGGACTCCTCGGCGGGGGTGGCTCGATCCTGACCGTTCCACTGCTGGCCTATGTTGCCGGCATGGAGGCCAAGCAGGCGATCGCCACGTCGCTTGTCGTGGTCGGGGTCACCAGCACGTTCAGCGCCGTTTCGCATGCACGAGCGGGCCGGGTTCGGTGGCGCAGTGCCCTGCTGTTCGGGGCGGCCGGGATGGTCGGTGCCTATGCGGGCGGCGCCGCCGGCCGCTTTGTCCCGGGATCGGTCCTGCTGATCGGGCTGGCGGTCATGATGATCGCCACCGGGCTGGCAATGATCAAGGGCCGCAACACCACCACACCCGAGCCGACGGGCCGGACGTCGGTCGTCAAGACCGCCACACTGGGGCTCGGCGTGGGCCTGGCCACCGGAGCCGTCGGCGCCGGAGGCGGCTTCCTGGTGGTACCGGCCCTGGTCATGCTGGCCGGGCTGCCGATGCCCGTCGCGGTCGGCACCTCACTGGTCGTGATTGCCCTGAACTCCTTCGCCGGTCTGGCCGGTCACCTGAACAGCGTCGTCATCGACTGGCCGGTGGCCGCCATGTTCACCGCCGCCGCGGTGCTGGGCAGCCTGCTCGGCGCCCGCCTGACATCGCGGGTGAATCCCGATGCGTTGCGCCAGGGATTCGGCTGGTTCGTGTTGATCATGGCCGCGGTGATCCTGGCTGAGGAGCTGAACCCGATAGCCGGGCTGGTCACCGCCGCGCTGATCGGACTTGCCGCACTGGCCAGATTCAGCTGCCTGCGATTTCACTGGTGCCCGCTGCGGGCACTGCTCGGACCACCCACCGTCGCCATCTAG
- a CDS encoding rhodanese-like domain-containing protein produces the protein MSTSSIIDAGELNVLTQTANGPRLIDVRTPGEFETAHIAGAYNVPLDLLQEHRDEIAQHLDENVVLICRSGQRAGTAGETLRDAGLPNVSILDGGMTAWQDKGFEVRRGAQRWDLERQVRLVAGSIVLSSVLGSIAAPKLKWVAAAIGAGLSTAALTNTCAMGMMLAKLPCNRGASCDAQSVVEQLIGSKQTPSGMLA, from the coding sequence ATGTCCACCTCGTCGATCATCGACGCCGGCGAACTGAACGTACTCACGCAGACCGCTAACGGCCCACGGCTCATCGACGTCCGTACCCCCGGAGAATTCGAAACCGCACATATCGCAGGCGCTTACAACGTGCCGCTGGATCTGCTGCAGGAACACCGGGATGAGATCGCCCAGCACCTCGACGAGAACGTCGTGCTGATCTGTCGTTCCGGGCAACGGGCCGGCACCGCAGGCGAGACCCTGCGCGACGCCGGTCTACCGAATGTCTCGATCCTCGACGGCGGCATGACGGCCTGGCAGGACAAGGGGTTCGAGGTGCGTCGCGGTGCGCAGCGGTGGGATCTGGAGCGCCAGGTCCGCCTGGTTGCGGGGTCGATCGTGCTGAGCAGCGTCCTGGGCAGCATCGCGGCGCCCAAGCTGAAGTGGGTCGCCGCGGCGATCGGCGCCGGGTTGTCCACCGCGGCGCTGACCAACACCTGCGCCATGGGCATGATGCTGGCGAAGCTGCCGTGCAACCGGGGCGCGTCGTGCGATGCCCAGAGCGTCGTCGAGCAGCTGATCGGTTCCAAGCAAACACCTTCGGGCATGTTGGCATGA